The following are encoded in a window of Candidatus Paracaedimonas acanthamoebae genomic DNA:
- the iscU gene encoding Fe-S cluster assembly scaffold IscU: MAYSNKIIDHFENPRNVGSFEGSDLEVGTGLVGAPACGDVMKLQIKVKDGIIEDARFKTFGCGSAIASSSLVTEWVKGKTLEDALDIKNTTIAQHLALPPVKIHCSMLAEDAIKAAVKDYQDKQERSKDGDV, from the coding sequence ATGGCTTACAGTAATAAAATTATTGATCATTTTGAAAATCCTCGCAATGTGGGATCATTTGAAGGTTCAGATCTTGAAGTTGGAACAGGCTTAGTCGGCGCGCCTGCCTGCGGAGATGTCATGAAACTCCAAATTAAAGTTAAAGATGGCATCATTGAAGATGCGCGATTCAAAACTTTTGGATGTGGCTCTGCGATTGCTTCTAGCTCTCTTGTGACTGAATGGGTAAAAGGCAAAACCCTTGAAGATGCCTTAGATATCAAAAATACAACCATCGCTCAGCATTTGGCTTTACCACCTGTAAAAATCCATTGTTCAATGCTTGCCGAAGATGCGATTAAGGCCGCTGTTAAAGATTATCAAGATAAGCAAGAAAGATCCAAGGATGGCGATGTCTAA
- a CDS encoding NADP-dependent malic enzyme: protein MKKDLYLSALDYHRFPKPGKLSLTATKPLANQRDLSLAYSPGVAAACEEIVRDEQEVAHLTARANLVGVITNGSAVLGLGNIGPLAAKPVMEGKAVLFKKFAGIDVFDIEIKEDDPLKLIDIIASLEPTFGALNLEDIKAPECFLIEEELKKRLKIPVFHDDQHGTAIIVAAAVLNALELVNKKITHVKLVTSGAGAAALACLKLLTELGLPKENIFVTDLEGVVYEGREKGMDPHKKCFAQKTEARHLSDVMEGADIFLGLSAGNVLKPEMIAKMAPSPLILALANPTPEIDPLTAKMIRPDSIVATGRSDFPNQVNNVLCFPFIFRGALDVGATQINEEMKLACVHALANLAKAELSDIVAHAYGDDELIFGPHYIIPKPFDPRLMTEIAPAVAKAAMDSGIATRPVDCLEAYKQKLNEHVYRSGLTMKPLFTQAKKSPKRIVFAEGEEERVLRATQIICDEGLGYPILIARKNVLETRLQRLGLRIIPDKDFDIVDPEKDPRYNDYWQDYHALLERSGITPDSAKLIVRTNSTVIAAMMLKRNDADAMICGIYGRHPHHLNHIQTIIGQASDMNVWATLNAVVTEKGVIFITDAYVNEEPTADQLVEITNLAAAKVREFGIIPKVGLLSHSNFGTSNSASACKMRTVLEQLRQHVPDLEVEGEMHADAALSEILRKKIFPHSQLQGSANLLVMPNLDAANIAFNLVKIMADGQNIGPILLGASKAAHIVTPSITVRGLLNMTAVAVVDAQMKTSSNTLLKIGM, encoded by the coding sequence ATGAAAAAAGACCTTTATTTAAGTGCCCTTGATTACCATCGTTTTCCTAAACCCGGTAAGCTTTCATTGACGGCGACGAAACCACTTGCCAATCAAAGAGACCTTTCTTTGGCATACTCTCCCGGTGTGGCGGCAGCTTGCGAAGAAATTGTGCGGGATGAACAGGAAGTTGCTCATCTCACCGCACGCGCGAATCTTGTCGGCGTTATTACAAATGGGAGTGCGGTCCTTGGCCTTGGCAATATAGGCCCATTAGCCGCTAAACCCGTCATGGAAGGGAAAGCTGTTCTCTTTAAAAAATTTGCCGGAATTGATGTTTTTGATATTGAAATCAAAGAAGATGACCCTCTCAAATTGATTGATATCATTGCAAGCCTTGAGCCCACTTTTGGCGCTTTAAATCTTGAAGATATCAAAGCTCCTGAATGTTTTTTAATTGAAGAAGAACTCAAAAAACGACTCAAAATCCCCGTTTTCCACGATGATCAACATGGCACTGCCATTATTGTGGCAGCGGCTGTCTTAAATGCCCTTGAACTTGTAAATAAGAAAATCACTCACGTAAAACTTGTCACTTCAGGAGCCGGCGCTGCCGCGCTTGCCTGCTTAAAACTTTTAACAGAACTCGGTCTTCCTAAAGAAAATATCTTTGTGACAGATCTTGAAGGCGTGGTTTATGAAGGTCGTGAAAAAGGAATGGACCCTCATAAAAAATGTTTTGCTCAAAAAACCGAGGCTCGCCATTTAAGCGACGTCATGGAGGGAGCTGACATCTTTTTAGGCCTCTCAGCTGGTAATGTTTTGAAACCTGAGATGATTGCTAAAATGGCTCCCTCTCCTCTTATTCTTGCTTTAGCAAATCCCACTCCGGAAATTGATCCTCTGACAGCAAAAATGATTCGTCCTGATTCGATCGTCGCAACAGGACGCTCGGATTTTCCGAATCAAGTTAACAATGTCTTATGCTTTCCTTTTATTTTCCGAGGTGCCTTAGACGTCGGAGCCACCCAAATTAATGAAGAGATGAAGTTAGCTTGCGTCCATGCTCTTGCCAATCTCGCAAAAGCTGAGTTATCTGATATCGTCGCTCATGCTTATGGAGATGATGAGTTAATCTTTGGTCCTCACTATATCATCCCAAAACCTTTCGATCCCCGATTGATGACTGAGATTGCGCCTGCTGTGGCAAAAGCAGCCATGGATTCAGGCATTGCTACGCGCCCCGTAGATTGCCTCGAGGCTTATAAACAAAAGCTAAACGAACATGTTTATCGATCCGGCCTCACCATGAAGCCTCTCTTTACCCAAGCCAAAAAATCACCAAAACGAATTGTTTTTGCCGAAGGTGAAGAAGAACGCGTTTTACGCGCAACCCAAATTATATGTGATGAAGGATTAGGATATCCCATTTTAATTGCACGTAAGAATGTTCTTGAAACAAGACTTCAACGCTTAGGGCTACGGATCATTCCCGATAAAGACTTTGATATCGTAGATCCTGAAAAGGATCCTCGTTACAATGATTATTGGCAAGACTATCATGCGCTTTTAGAACGCTCAGGAATTACGCCTGATTCTGCAAAACTTATTGTGCGTACGAACTCGACAGTCATTGCTGCCATGATGCTCAAAAGAAATGATGCAGATGCGATGATTTGTGGTATCTATGGGCGTCATCCCCATCACCTAAATCACATACAAACAATTATTGGACAAGCTTCTGATATGAATGTGTGGGCAACCTTAAATGCCGTTGTCACTGAAAAAGGAGTCATTTTTATCACCGATGCTTACGTCAATGAAGAACCCACCGCTGATCAATTGGTCGAAATCACAAACTTGGCCGCCGCAAAAGTACGTGAATTTGGAATTATTCCAAAAGTGGGCCTTCTCTCGCACTCTAATTTCGGCACCAGCAATTCTGCTTCTGCCTGTAAAATGCGAACCGTTTTAGAGCAATTACGGCAGCACGTCCCTGACTTGGAAGTGGAAGGAGAAATGCATGCTGATGCTGCTCTTTCAGAGATTTTACGTAAAAAAATATTTCCTCACTCTCAACTTCAAGGAAGTGCAAATCTTCTTGTGATGCCTAATTTGGATGCAGCAAATATTGCTTTTAACCTTGTTAAAATTATGGCGGATGGCCAAAACATAGGACCAATTTTGTTAGGAGCCTCTAAAGCAGCCCATATCGTCACACCTTCTATAACGGTTCGAGGCCTCCTCAATATGACAGCTGTCGCTGTCGTAGATGCGCAGATGAAAACTTCTTCTAATACTCTTTTGAAAATAGGAATGTAG
- a CDS encoding IscS subfamily cysteine desulfurase: MIYLDYQATTPCDPRVVEKMLPYFTEYFGNPHSRNHQFGWDAEAAVEIARHQVAEILGANPKEIIFTSGATESNNLALKGVAYFNQAEKNHIITTVTEHKCVLDTCRHLEQQGFDVTYLPVKENGLLDLKKLEEAITEKTALVSIMAVNNEIGVIQPLQEIGAICRKKNVYFHTDAAQAVGKIPLNVKEMNIDLLSLSSHKLYGPKGVGVLYVGRKPRVRLTSQMNGGGQERGMRSGTLSPALCVGLGEACRIAQEEMGTENTHLTQLNRYFLEKIEHSLDQVYLNGDRLQRIPGNLNLSFAHVEGEGLMMAIKNLAVSSGSACTSESLEPSYVLRALGVDEGLAHTSLRIGFGRFTTLQEVDKASEIIISAVRKLREMSPLWEMAQRGIDLKTINWAAH, encoded by the coding sequence ATGATCTATCTTGATTATCAAGCAACCACGCCTTGTGATCCTCGGGTTGTTGAGAAGATGCTTCCTTATTTTACAGAATATTTTGGAAATCCTCACTCTCGCAATCACCAATTTGGATGGGATGCCGAAGCTGCTGTTGAAATCGCTCGCCATCAAGTCGCCGAGATTCTTGGAGCAAACCCTAAAGAAATCATTTTCACTTCAGGCGCAACAGAATCTAATAATTTGGCCCTTAAAGGGGTAGCTTATTTCAATCAAGCGGAAAAAAATCATATTATTACCACTGTCACAGAGCACAAATGCGTCCTAGATACGTGTCGCCATCTTGAGCAACAAGGCTTCGACGTCACGTATCTGCCTGTTAAAGAAAATGGATTGCTTGATCTCAAAAAATTGGAAGAAGCCATCACTGAGAAAACAGCTTTAGTCTCAATCATGGCTGTAAATAATGAGATTGGGGTTATTCAACCTCTTCAGGAAATTGGCGCCATTTGTCGCAAAAAAAATGTTTATTTCCATACGGATGCGGCTCAAGCTGTGGGGAAAATTCCTTTGAATGTCAAAGAGATGAATATCGATCTTTTAAGTCTCTCTAGTCATAAACTTTATGGCCCCAAAGGAGTTGGTGTTCTGTATGTAGGGCGTAAACCACGGGTCCGCCTCACGTCTCAAATGAACGGCGGAGGTCAAGAAAGAGGCATGCGCTCAGGCACCCTTTCTCCTGCTTTATGCGTAGGACTTGGAGAAGCTTGCCGAATTGCACAAGAAGAGATGGGGACTGAAAACACTCATCTAACACAACTCAACCGCTATTTTTTGGAGAAAATAGAACATTCTCTTGACCAAGTTTATTTGAATGGCGACCGCCTTCAGAGGATTCCTGGAAACCTCAATCTTAGCTTTGCTCACGTGGAAGGAGAAGGATTGATGATGGCGATTAAAAACCTTGCCGTGTCATCGGGTTCAGCGTGTACATCAGAATCTCTTGAGCCTTCTTATGTCCTTCGGGCTCTGGGCGTTGATGAAGGGCTTGCGCATACTTCCCTCAGAATAGGATTTGGACGTTTTACAACGCTTCAAGAAGTTGATAAAGCTAGTGAGATTATTATTTCCGCAGTTCGAAAACTTCGTGAAATGAGCCCATTATGGGAGATGGCTCAACGAGGCATTGATCTAAAAACCATTAATTGGGCAGCGCATTAA
- a CDS encoding iron-sulfur cluster assembly accessory protein has product MSNLHEKPPVLQVTDAAVERVKTLLSARGKPSLGIRIGIRTKGCNGLSYTLEYADEKNSLDEIVEAKGIKVLIDPKALLFLLGTEMDFVQDQVQSGFIFKNPNEKGRCGCGDSFHV; this is encoded by the coding sequence ATGTCTAATCTGCATGAAAAGCCCCCTGTCCTTCAAGTAACGGATGCCGCCGTTGAAAGAGTTAAAACGCTTTTATCTGCGCGTGGAAAACCTTCTTTAGGCATCCGCATTGGGATCCGAACAAAAGGCTGTAATGGACTTTCATATACTTTAGAATATGCGGATGAGAAAAATTCTTTAGATGAAATTGTCGAAGCTAAAGGCATCAAAGTTCTCATTGATCCTAAGGCGTTACTCTTTCTCTTAGGAACAGAGATGGATTTTGTTCAAGATCAAGTTCAATCAGGTTTTATCTTTAAAAACCCGAATGAAAAAGGTCGCTGTGGGTGTGGAGACTCTTTCCATGTCTAG
- a CDS encoding alpha/beta hydrolase: MPEVIINGAEGRIEARYHHGTNPYAPMALILHPHPEHGGTMNNKVTYALFRSFVNRGFNTLRFNFRGVGKSEGRFSHGEGELSDAASVLDWMQTYNPNAKECWVAGFSFGAWISMQLLMRRPELDGFISVSPPANMYDFSFLAPCPVSGLIIHGDQDTIVPRESVQELVRKLSQQKNIVVEENIIQGADHFFSEHLEGLVSSVDDYLNKSVGLISRAG; the protein is encoded by the coding sequence ATGCCTGAAGTCATTATTAATGGAGCAGAAGGGCGAATCGAAGCCCGTTACCATCATGGGACTAATCCTTACGCGCCAATGGCCTTAATTCTTCATCCTCATCCTGAGCATGGGGGGACTATGAATAATAAAGTTACTTATGCTTTGTTTCGGTCCTTTGTGAATCGCGGATTTAACACACTTCGATTTAATTTTCGTGGTGTGGGAAAATCAGAAGGACGTTTTAGCCATGGTGAAGGTGAATTAAGCGATGCAGCTTCTGTTTTAGACTGGATGCAGACATACAACCCAAATGCGAAAGAATGTTGGGTTGCTGGTTTTTCATTTGGCGCATGGATTAGTATGCAACTTCTGATGAGACGCCCTGAATTAGATGGCTTTATTTCTGTAAGCCCTCCTGCAAATATGTATGACTTTAGCTTTTTAGCTCCGTGCCCTGTTTCGGGGCTTATTATTCATGGAGATCAAGATACAATAGTTCCTCGGGAATCTGTTCAAGAGTTGGTAAGAAAACTATCTCAACAAAAAAATATTGTTGTCGAAGAGAATATTATTCAAGGCGCAGATCACTTTTTCTCTGAGCACTTAGAGGGACTGGTTAGTTCTGTCGATGATTATTTAAATAAATCGGTTGGTTTAATTTCTCGAGCTGGATAA
- the hscA gene encoding Fe-S protein assembly chaperone HscA — translation MLLQLVEPGQTPLPHAQEESFAVGIDLGTTHSLLAFAAEENVPQLIPLQGERLIPSAVYYTEAGSPIVGKNALSMLSQDPDNVVRSIKRFMHHASQRHILRKLSLTPVEISSHILAYLKTQAERQLGHPIHKAVITVPAYFDEAARTATRDAGRLAGLEVLRLVNEPTAAALAYGLEKKAQGIYAVYDFGGGTFDLSLLKLQGEVFQVLATRGDMNLGGDDIDHAIYQNHFQEKGLSLDLKQALFIIRLLKEKLTDEEEASLTLENQAYTLTRQQLETLTLPFIDRTLEHCQKALKDANIQKESIKGVILVGGMTRMPLIKRAVETFFGKKPLDDINPDEVVAYGAALQARALTQGSNNLLLDVTPLSLGLETLGGVVEKIIERNSPLPVSKIQEFTTHEEGQTAMLLHIVQGERELVQDCRSLARFELHGIPPLPAGIARIQVQFTVDVDGLLTVTAKEKTTGISQYIEIKPSYGLSECDLLEMISTSLTHGHQDLEARLLIEAKVEAERIQKVTLDALEKDQELLEENEKILILSLLRNLEADLHSADRTTIQQTTEKLAAATHPFAVKRMTYHLNEALKGRDVTTL, via the coding sequence ATGCTACTTCAACTTGTTGAACCTGGACAAACCCCTCTCCCTCATGCTCAAGAAGAAAGCTTTGCTGTCGGGATTGATCTTGGCACAACACATTCTCTCTTGGCTTTTGCCGCTGAAGAAAATGTTCCTCAGCTTATTCCACTTCAAGGAGAACGCCTCATCCCTTCTGCTGTTTATTATACTGAGGCAGGCTCTCCCATCGTCGGTAAAAATGCTCTTTCCATGCTCTCTCAAGATCCTGACAATGTTGTGCGCTCCATTAAAAGGTTCATGCATCATGCCAGTCAACGCCATATTTTGCGCAAACTTTCTTTAACCCCTGTCGAGATTTCTTCCCATATTTTAGCTTATTTAAAAACACAAGCTGAAAGACAATTAGGACATCCTATTCATAAAGCCGTGATTACAGTTCCCGCTTATTTTGATGAAGCCGCGCGAACAGCGACGCGTGATGCCGGTCGACTTGCAGGCCTTGAAGTTCTTCGCCTTGTGAATGAACCCACTGCTGCAGCTCTTGCCTATGGCCTTGAAAAGAAAGCTCAAGGCATTTATGCCGTCTATGATTTTGGCGGGGGCACTTTTGATCTTTCTCTCCTGAAGCTTCAAGGCGAAGTCTTCCAAGTTTTGGCGACAAGAGGCGATATGAATCTGGGAGGGGATGATATCGATCACGCCATCTACCAGAACCATTTCCAAGAGAAAGGGCTCTCTCTTGATCTTAAACAAGCTTTGTTTATCATCCGCCTTCTTAAAGAAAAACTTACCGACGAAGAGGAAGCATCCCTTACGCTCGAAAATCAAGCCTACACCTTGACCCGTCAGCAACTTGAGACCCTCACTCTTCCCTTTATCGATCGCACTCTTGAGCATTGCCAAAAAGCCCTTAAAGATGCAAATATTCAAAAAGAAAGCATAAAAGGAGTCATCTTGGTTGGTGGCATGACACGGATGCCTCTTATCAAAAGGGCTGTCGAAACTTTCTTCGGCAAAAAGCCTCTTGATGATATCAATCCTGATGAAGTCGTGGCGTACGGAGCTGCGTTGCAAGCGCGAGCGCTGACCCAAGGAAGCAACAATCTTCTCTTGGATGTCACCCCTTTATCCTTAGGACTTGAAACACTTGGAGGTGTTGTTGAGAAAATTATTGAGCGCAATTCTCCCCTTCCTGTGAGCAAAATACAAGAATTTACGACCCATGAAGAAGGCCAAACAGCCATGCTTCTTCATATCGTCCAAGGAGAACGAGAACTCGTCCAAGATTGTCGGTCACTAGCTCGGTTTGAGCTTCATGGCATTCCTCCTCTCCCCGCCGGCATTGCGCGCATCCAAGTCCAATTTACCGTGGATGTGGATGGGTTGCTAACTGTAACGGCGAAAGAGAAAACAACAGGCATTAGTCAATATATTGAAATTAAGCCTTCTTATGGTTTAAGTGAATGCGATCTTTTAGAAATGATTTCAACCAGCCTCACCCATGGCCACCAAGATCTTGAGGCGCGCCTTTTAATTGAAGCCAAAGTCGAAGCAGAAAGAATTCAAAAGGTGACGCTGGATGCTCTGGAAAAAGACCAAGAATTGCTAGAAGAAAATGAAAAGATTTTGATCCTCTCTCTGCTAAGAAATCTTGAAGCAGACCTTCACAGTGCAGATCGTACGACAATTCAACAAACCACGGAAAAATTAGCCGCCGCAACGCACCCCTTTGCTGTCAAAAGGATGACTTATCATTTAAATGAAGCCCTCAAAGGCAGGGATGTCACGACACTATAA
- the mgtE gene encoding magnesium transporter, producing the protein MVTESSSLPEDSLTENLFGVSEERLSAISLALENKEDIKVHQLIEDLHAADVADLIASLQPDLREHFVSTIKDSLNPEILANLDIPTRVHVLKMLGPELIADALKSLASDDALEVLSSLKTELQERVLQAMLPRERTILEKFLSYPKDSAGRLMQRELVCVPPFWTVSETLQFIQNSHDLPENFYTIYIIDPRQNPLGEISLSLLLRHQPDTIVSDIMHHDMKPILVTKDQEEVGFAFRHYGLVSAPVIDESGRIVGMITLDDVVDVIGEEVEEDILHISKVHESNVNEPVSNTAYWRIRWLLITLINTLIASFVIAQFQVSIQKITALSFLMTINAAMGGNSGMQVVTIVVRAIATRQLRESEIWRAVSREVLVSLITGTFFACLLGGIAALWVNDLWLGVILAVALFCNMLWAAFAGTMLPIVIHRLGLDPAVSAGPILTTTTDVFGYAIFLGLATLILL; encoded by the coding sequence ATGGTCACAGAATCCTCTTCTCTTCCTGAAGATTCCCTCACAGAAAATCTTTTTGGTGTTTCAGAAGAACGTCTCTCCGCCATTTCACTTGCCCTTGAAAATAAAGAAGATATAAAAGTTCATCAACTCATTGAAGACTTGCATGCGGCAGATGTTGCAGATCTTATTGCATCTTTACAACCAGACCTCCGTGAACATTTTGTAAGCACGATTAAAGATTCTCTTAATCCTGAGATTTTAGCAAATCTGGATATCCCCACCAGAGTTCACGTGCTTAAAATGCTCGGACCTGAACTCATTGCAGATGCTTTAAAATCACTTGCGAGTGATGATGCCCTTGAAGTTCTTTCTTCTCTCAAAACAGAACTTCAGGAACGCGTCCTTCAAGCAATGCTTCCAAGAGAGCGCACCATACTTGAGAAATTTCTAAGCTATCCAAAAGATAGTGCAGGTCGACTTATGCAACGTGAATTGGTGTGCGTACCGCCTTTTTGGACGGTAAGTGAAACACTCCAATTTATTCAAAATTCTCATGATTTACCTGAAAATTTTTATACAATTTATATCATTGATCCACGCCAGAACCCCTTAGGCGAAATTTCTCTAAGCCTTCTTTTACGTCATCAACCTGACACGATTGTCTCAGACATTATGCATCATGACATGAAGCCTATTCTTGTGACAAAAGATCAAGAAGAAGTTGGTTTTGCTTTTCGACACTATGGCCTTGTCTCTGCCCCCGTTATTGATGAATCTGGTCGCATTGTTGGAATGATTACCCTTGATGATGTTGTTGATGTTATTGGCGAAGAAGTAGAAGAAGATATCCTTCACATTTCGAAAGTTCATGAATCAAATGTCAATGAACCCGTCAGCAATACTGCTTATTGGCGTATCCGATGGCTCCTCATTACCCTCATTAATACTCTTATTGCCTCATTTGTGATTGCACAATTTCAAGTATCAATTCAAAAAATAACCGCCCTTTCCTTTCTCATGACGATTAACGCCGCAATGGGAGGAAATTCTGGAATGCAGGTTGTTACAATTGTTGTAAGAGCCATCGCCACACGCCAGTTACGCGAAAGTGAAATTTGGCGAGCTGTCTCGCGAGAAGTTCTTGTAAGTTTGATCACGGGAACGTTTTTTGCATGTCTTCTCGGCGGAATTGCCGCCTTATGGGTGAATGATCTATGGTTAGGCGTCATTTTAGCCGTTGCGCTCTTTTGCAATATGTTATGGGCTGCTTTTGCAGGCACAATGCTTCCTATTGTAATTCATCGACTCGGCTTAGATCCCGCGGTTAGTGCCGGCCCCATCTTAACCACAACAACAGATGTTTTTGGATATGCAATATTTCTTGGACTTGCGACTTTAATTTTGCTCTAA
- a CDS encoding cysteine desulfurase has protein sequence MKKALIYLDYNAAMPLRPSALKEMLEVLSLTGNPSSIHRFGHTLAMRIENARHKIATCLNSLPAEIIFTSGGTEANNLVLQSHYKNGYDILVSAVEHDSVLKSIENLEIIPVNSQGIICLENLETLLSNKTQPTLISVMLANNETGVIQPLNEIIAIAKRHKALVHTDAAQAVGRVPCNFKDLDVDFMTLSSLKVGGPAGVGALIAKEKLPLTPLLMGGGQERGKRAGTPNTAGICGFATAIIEASQEDWHPCQVLRDQLELSLQHLTPEAYIFGQKTSRLPNTMCISLPNNRSDKYVMMYDLEGIAISAGSACSSGKIKASHVLKAMKASEDYLNSAIRVSLGIQTTKEEIEAFCKIWQDMAMKFQSSPLTKNQNLHNSMIVRKETYVSADL, from the coding sequence ATGAAAAAAGCTCTCATTTACCTTGATTATAATGCTGCCATGCCTCTGCGTCCTTCTGCCCTAAAAGAAATGCTCGAAGTTCTCTCCTTAACAGGAAATCCTTCCTCTATTCACCGGTTCGGTCATACCCTTGCTATGCGCATAGAAAATGCTCGCCACAAAATCGCGACATGCCTTAATTCTCTACCTGCTGAGATCATCTTTACGAGCGGTGGCACTGAGGCCAATAATCTTGTTCTTCAAAGCCATTATAAAAATGGCTATGATATTTTGGTCAGTGCAGTTGAACATGACTCTGTTCTTAAAAGTATTGAAAATCTAGAAATAATCCCCGTCAACAGCCAAGGAATTATATGTCTTGAGAACCTTGAAACTCTCTTAAGCAACAAGACACAACCAACTCTTATTTCTGTGATGTTGGCAAATAATGAAACGGGGGTTATTCAACCTTTAAACGAGATTATAGCTATCGCAAAGCGCCATAAGGCACTTGTTCATACAGATGCGGCGCAAGCTGTCGGTCGTGTTCCCTGCAATTTTAAAGATCTAGACGTCGATTTTATGACGCTCTCGTCCCTTAAAGTCGGGGGACCTGCCGGTGTGGGCGCTCTTATCGCAAAAGAAAAATTACCTCTAACGCCCTTGTTAATGGGAGGCGGTCAAGAAAGAGGAAAACGAGCCGGAACCCCAAATACAGCTGGAATCTGTGGCTTTGCAACGGCGATTATTGAAGCCTCTCAAGAAGACTGGCATCCCTGCCAAGTCTTAAGAGATCAACTAGAGCTTTCATTGCAACATTTAACGCCTGAAGCCTATATCTTTGGACAGAAAACCTCTCGTCTTCCAAATACAATGTGCATCTCTTTACCCAATAATCGCAGCGATAAGTATGTGATGATGTATGATCTTGAAGGCATCGCCATTAGTGCAGGCTCTGCTTGCTCGTCGGGGAAAATTAAAGCTTCTCATGTCTTAAAAGCAATGAAGGCCTCAGAAGATTATCTTAATTCTGCCATTCGCGTGAGCCTTGGTATTCAAACAACAAAAGAAGAAATTGAAGCGTTTTGTAAAATCTGGCAAGACATGGCCATGAAATTTCAAAGCTCTCCTTTAACAAAAAACCAGAATTTGCATAATTCAATGATAGTGAGGAAAGAAACTTATGTCAGTGCAGACCTTTAA
- a CDS encoding Rrf2 family transcriptional regulator codes for MKLGTKGRYAVIAMTDLASQPQEKPTTLVEIAQRQALPLSYLEQLFIKLRQKGLVESVRGNNGGYFLALAAEGIYIRDIILATEEKIKSTQCDISSEKSCQGQTERCLTHNLWAGLEKHILDYLGSITLADVCKRRLLPNGCKVKEAVL; via the coding sequence ATGAAATTAGGTACTAAAGGACGTTATGCAGTTATTGCAATGACAGATCTTGCAAGTCAACCGCAAGAAAAGCCAACGACACTCGTTGAGATTGCTCAACGTCAAGCCCTTCCTTTATCTTATCTTGAACAACTCTTTATTAAATTGCGACAAAAGGGACTTGTTGAAAGTGTTCGTGGAAATAATGGCGGATATTTTCTCGCTCTGGCTGCCGAAGGCATTTATATTCGTGATATTATTTTAGCAACGGAAGAAAAGATTAAATCAACTCAATGCGATATTTCTTCAGAGAAGAGCTGTCAGGGTCAGACAGAACGTTGTTTGACTCATAATCTGTGGGCAGGTCTTGAAAAGCATATTTTAGATTACTTAGGCTCCATTACATTAGCAGATGTATGCAAACGCCGCCTTCTCCCGAATGGGTGCAAAGTAAAAGAGGCCGTGTTATGA
- the hscB gene encoding Fe-S protein assembly co-chaperone HscB, whose product MSSDFFSKNSFEKFDLPLNLNIDLEDLEQRYFKAQHHYHPDRLRTSNISSENTITDYAAAFNEAYQILKDPLKRADHLLKCLGWLVSDETLGSKQDPHLLTFMMELNEKIEGAITEEEKKQLESFLENEIHHSWQALENSIDKQDKDMALTCFMKLKYLHRLHLNLK is encoded by the coding sequence ATGTCTAGTGACTTTTTTTCAAAAAATTCTTTTGAGAAATTTGATCTCCCTCTGAACTTAAACATTGATCTTGAAGATCTTGAGCAACGCTATTTCAAGGCCCAACATCACTATCATCCTGATCGCTTAAGAACCTCTAATATATCATCAGAAAATACGATAACCGATTATGCCGCCGCTTTTAATGAAGCTTATCAAATTCTAAAAGATCCGCTGAAACGCGCAGATCACCTTTTAAAATGTCTCGGATGGCTTGTTTCTGATGAAACTTTAGGAAGCAAGCAAGATCCTCATTTACTCACTTTCATGATGGAACTTAATGAAAAAATTGAAGGTGCCATCACGGAAGAAGAAAAAAAGCAGCTTGAAAGCTTTCTTGAAAATGAAATTCACCATAGTTGGCAAGCTTTAGAAAATTCAATTGATAAGCAAGATAAGGATATGGCTCTTACTTGCTTCATGAAATTAAAATACCTCCACCGATTACACCTCAACTTAAAGTAA
- a CDS encoding rhodanese-like domain-containing protein, which yields MNSIKLFLALSIFLFSPLTLQAHKKAPNQAEEISCGTIDMLGLEALMKAKTPFVLIDARTDKYFDGTLISGATRLHIESTQEEIDNLLPEKNTLIVVYCAGVKCPASKMMASRLLKEGYKNIIDYHNGIREWKAHNKPIEKA from the coding sequence ATGAATTCAATTAAACTATTTCTGGCATTAAGCATCTTTCTCTTCTCTCCTCTCACTTTACAAGCTCATAAAAAAGCACCAAATCAAGCTGAAGAAATTTCTTGTGGAACAATTGATATGTTAGGCCTTGAGGCCCTCATGAAGGCTAAAACACCCTTCGTTTTAATTGATGCGAGAACTGATAAATATTTTGATGGCACTCTGATTTCTGGCGCAACGCGTCTTCATATTGAATCGACTCAAGAAGAGATCGACAATCTTCTTCCGGAAAAAAATACCCTTATTGTTGTCTATTGCGCGGGTGTTAAATGCCCTGCCAGTAAAATGATGGCAAGCCGTTTGCTCAAAGAAGGCTATAAAAATATTATTGATTACCACAATGGAATTCGTGAATGGAAAGCCCATAATAAGCCGATTGAAAAAGCTTAA